A region of Ferruginibacter albus DNA encodes the following proteins:
- a CDS encoding SusC/RagA family TonB-linked outer membrane protein: MKKNYQTFVFAIKQQTFLIPVALTIFSFFLSAGTLQAQIDVNVQTQTNVNVNLGQVIVKGVVQSANGEGLAAASIIDKKSNASTVSDNNGAFSISVPADAILTISHVGYKDQDIAVGGRSALSIVLDAAPNTLNDVVVVGYTAQKKSSITGAIGTVNMEDADKRKVPDVAQMLQGQVAGVQVTQSTGAPGDPIQVVIRGSGTIFSGNDPLYIVDGVPTTDISFINPTDIASMSVLKDAASAALYGARASGGVVVVTTKSGRKGKAVVNVDYYHGLQQVTNLPQMLNGTQYMDKMEESWNNANPGNASANPYTADKNNPNLKLANTNWLDELFTIGQTDNVNVSVSGGSDKVQFFVAGGYYHQNGIVVYDNDQYNRVSFRTNLTINITDRLKVGTNLQVVNAVQDALSSSGDAPGIIRHAFIRPPVIGVYKDPTDPTYSAADPFTDLPFYAQNLANSNNGKWDAGSNHYEFSSNPVALAYYTNDKRGNLRSFGNVFGEYAFLKNKELKFRSSLGFDADFIHNKAFYPNFGDDDGGGGIYNGQGRINRPNSLSETRGLQTNITWTNTLNYNKKIGKNYLSALLGTEYISDDYSFISGSRVSYSNPDAAYQYLGFGSTSTGIYNDGTEEESALFSVFGGVNYNYDSRYYLSANLRRDASSKFTSEHQVAYFPSFSGAWRISQESFMKNSKAVSDLKLRASWGQLGNQNGLSNYTSYPIVDPVTNAITRLSNPNLKWETTTQTDVGLDMGFVQNKLTASFDYFRKKTTDLILPLQVPIHLGNYNATAINAGEVSNNGYEITVGYRNNDHAFKYAISANYANVQNEVNAMYTYVPNIFNDPVRTEAGQPVFSYYGYKMVGIYQNQSEIDTYLHGAPHDNIKPGYIKFADLNNDGVINDKDRTYIGNPNPRNTYGLNLSGSYKAFDFSIFFQGVQGVERWNDLKRIIDYDTRPFNHSVNTLNAWDGEGTSNTVPISTFNDNGSSKNSSIFVEDASYLRLKNVEIGYSFGKSLSKYRNRIQDIRIYLSMQNLFTITDYTGLDPEQTLLIDKGTYPQSQAFILGVNVKF; this comes from the coding sequence ATGAAAAAAAATTATCAAACTTTTGTTTTTGCCATAAAACAACAAACCTTTCTTATTCCTGTGGCACTAACTATATTTTCCTTTTTTCTTAGTGCCGGCACGCTGCAAGCTCAAATCGATGTAAATGTCCAAACACAGACCAATGTCAATGTAAACCTGGGTCAGGTTATTGTAAAAGGCGTGGTGCAATCTGCCAACGGCGAAGGACTGGCGGCAGCTTCTATCATAGATAAAAAATCAAACGCCAGCACCGTTTCTGACAATAACGGGGCATTTAGTATTTCTGTTCCGGCAGATGCGATACTAACGATCTCGCATGTAGGTTATAAAGACCAGGATATTGCTGTAGGCGGCAGGTCTGCCCTAAGCATAGTACTGGATGCTGCTCCCAATACATTAAACGATGTGGTGGTGGTAGGTTATACTGCTCAAAAGAAATCATCTATTACCGGGGCTATTGGTACTGTTAACATGGAAGATGCTGACAAACGCAAAGTGCCTGATGTTGCACAGATGTTGCAAGGGCAGGTAGCAGGTGTTCAGGTTACGCAAAGCACGGGTGCTCCCGGCGATCCTATACAGGTAGTGATACGTGGTTCCGGAACTATTTTTAGCGGTAACGATCCTTTATATATAGTAGATGGAGTTCCAACAACGGATATTTCTTTTATCAATCCTACCGATATCGCTTCTATGTCTGTATTGAAAGATGCGGCTTCTGCAGCTTTATACGGTGCAAGAGCGTCGGGCGGTGTGGTAGTAGTTACTACCAAAAGTGGCAGAAAAGGGAAAGCTGTTGTGAATGTAGATTACTATCATGGTTTGCAACAGGTAACCAATCTTCCGCAAATGTTGAATGGCACGCAATACATGGATAAGATGGAAGAAAGCTGGAACAATGCCAACCCCGGCAATGCGTCAGCCAATCCATACACAGCAGATAAAAACAACCCTAATTTAAAATTAGCCAATACCAACTGGCTGGATGAATTATTTACCATCGGGCAAACAGATAATGTAAATGTTTCTGTAAGCGGTGGTTCAGATAAAGTTCAATTCTTTGTAGCAGGTGGCTATTATCATCAAAATGGTATCGTAGTGTATGATAATGACCAATACAATCGTGTTAGCTTCCGCACTAATCTTACTATCAATATAACAGATCGCTTAAAAGTAGGAACCAACCTGCAGGTGGTAAATGCAGTACAGGATGCGCTTTCGTCAAGTGGCGATGCACCCGGTATCATACGTCATGCATTTATTCGTCCTCCGGTGATCGGCGTTTATAAAGATCCTACAGATCCTACTTATTCTGCTGCTGATCCATTTACTGACTTACCGTTTTACGCACAAAACCTTGCAAACAGCAATAACGGAAAATGGGATGCAGGAAGCAACCATTATGAATTTAGTTCAAACCCTGTTGCATTAGCGTATTATACCAATGACAAACGCGGTAACCTGCGCAGCTTTGGAAATGTTTTTGGCGAATATGCTTTCTTAAAGAACAAAGAATTAAAATTTAGAAGCAGCCTGGGATTTGATGCCGATTTCATTCATAATAAAGCGTTCTATCCAAACTTTGGAGATGATGATGGCGGCGGTGGAATTTATAATGGACAAGGAAGAATAAACAGGCCGAACAGCTTAAGCGAAACAAGAGGCTTACAAACAAACATTACCTGGACAAATACACTTAACTACAACAAAAAAATAGGCAAAAATTATCTTAGCGCCTTGTTAGGAACAGAGTATATTTCGGATGATTATTCTTTCATCAGTGGTTCAAGAGTTAGCTATTCTAATCCTGATGCAGCGTATCAATACCTTGGTTTTGGTAGCACTTCAACAGGAATTTACAATGATGGCACGGAAGAAGAGTCAGCGCTGTTCTCAGTTTTCGGCGGCGTTAACTATAACTATGATAGCAGGTATTATTTAAGTGCTAATCTTCGCAGGGATGCTTCCAGCAAATTCACATCAGAACACCAGGTAGCTTATTTCCCTTCGTTCTCCGGTGCATGGAGAATCTCGCAGGAAAGCTTCATGAAGAATTCAAAAGCAGTTTCTGATCTTAAGCTGAGAGCAAGCTGGGGACAATTAGGAAATCAAAATGGGTTAAGCAATTACACCTCCTATCCTATTGTTGATCCTGTTACGAATGCTATCACACGTCTTTCTAATCCTAATTTAAAATGGGAAACTACTACGCAAACAGATGTGGGCTTAGATATGGGTTTTGTTCAAAACAAGCTTACAGCATCATTTGATTATTTCCGGAAAAAAACAACAGACCTGATATTGCCTTTGCAGGTGCCTATACACTTAGGCAACTATAATGCAACAGCGATCAATGCAGGAGAAGTATCTAACAACGGGTATGAAATAACGGTAGGATACCGGAACAATGACCATGCATTCAAATATGCTATCAGTGCAAACTACGCCAATGTTCAAAACGAAGTGAATGCAATGTATACGTATGTACCTAACATCTTCAACGATCCTGTTAGAACAGAAGCCGGGCAACCCGTATTCTCTTACTATGGATATAAAATGGTAGGCATCTATCAAAACCAGTCAGAGATCGATACCTATTTACACGGAGCACCACATGATAATATCAAACCCGGTTATATCAAATTTGCAGATCTAAATAATGATGGTGTCATCAACGATAAAGACAGAACTTATATCGGCAATCCTAATCCACGTAATACGTATGGCTTAAATCTTTCAGGCAGTTATAAAGCATTCGACTTCTCTATCTTCTTCCAGGGAGTGCAAGGTGTTGAAAGGTGGAACGATCTGAAGAGGATCATCGATTATGATACACGTCCGTTCAACCATTCGGTGAATACATTAAATGCATGGGATGGAGAAGGCACTTCCAACACAGTACCTATTTCTACATTCAATGATAATGGAAGCAGTAAGAACTCCAGCATTTTTGTGGAAGATGCATCTTACCTGCGTTTGAAGAATGTTGAGATAGGATATTCTTTCGGTAAGTCGTTAAGTAAATACCGCAATCGCATACAGGATATACGGATATACTTATCCATGCAAAACCTGTTTACGATCACTGATTATACAGGCTTAGACCCTGAACAAACCTTGTTGATAGACAAAGGAACCTATCCGCAATCACAGGCATTTATTTTGGGTGTTAATGTAAAATTTTAA